The Halorientalis sp. IM1011 genome window below encodes:
- the mvaD gene encoding phosphomevalonate decarboxylase MvaD — protein sequence MKATAKAHPIEGLVKYHGMRDEELRQPYHDSISVCTAPSHTKTTVEFEPDSHEDVFLIDGEEVEGRGRERIENVVDHVRELADVDHAVRFESANDFPTNIGFGSSSSGFAAAARALVGATDLDMTLPDISTVARRGSASAARAVTGAFSHLRTGKNDVDCRSERIETSLEDDLRIIGAEVPAYKETEEAHREAAESHMFEARMAHIHGQIAEMRDALLAGDFDRTFELAEHDSLSLAATTMTGPSGWVYWQPRTIEVFNTVRELREEDVPVYFSVDTGASVYVNTTADHVDRVEGAIADCGVNTRVWEVGGPAQLLDESEALF from the coding sequence ATGAAAGCGACCGCGAAGGCACATCCGATCGAGGGGTTGGTGAAGTACCACGGGATGCGCGACGAGGAGTTGCGCCAGCCGTACCACGACTCGATCAGCGTCTGTACGGCACCGAGTCACACGAAGACGACCGTCGAGTTCGAACCCGACAGCCACGAGGACGTGTTCCTGATCGACGGCGAGGAAGTCGAGGGCCGGGGCCGCGAGCGGATAGAGAACGTCGTCGATCACGTCCGCGAACTGGCGGACGTCGACCACGCCGTGCGGTTCGAGTCGGCGAACGACTTCCCGACGAACATCGGCTTCGGGTCGTCGTCGTCGGGCTTCGCCGCCGCCGCGCGGGCGCTGGTGGGCGCGACCGATCTCGACATGACGCTGCCGGACATCTCGACGGTCGCGCGCCGTGGGTCGGCGTCGGCCGCGCGGGCGGTGACGGGGGCGTTCTCACATCTCCGGACCGGCAAGAACGACGTCGATTGTCGCTCCGAGCGGATCGAGACCTCACTGGAGGACGACCTCCGGATCATCGGTGCGGAAGTCCCGGCCTACAAGGAGACCGAGGAAGCGCACCGTGAGGCCGCCGAGAGCCACATGTTCGAGGCCCGGATGGCCCACATCCACGGCCAGATCGCGGAGATGCGCGACGCGCTGCTGGCGGGCGATTTCGACCGCACCTTCGAACTCGCCGAACACGACTCCCTGTCGCTGGCCGCGACGACGATGACCGGTCCGTCCGGGTGGGTCTACTGGCAGCCCCGAACCATCGAGGTGTTCAACACCGTTCGGGAACTCCGCGAGGAGGACGTCCCGGTCTACTTCTCGGTCGACACCGGCGCGAGCGTCTACGTCAACACGACCGCCGACCACGTGGATCGCGTGGAGGGTGCCATCGCGGACTGCGGCGTGAACACGCGCGTCTGGGAGGTCGGCGGCCCCGCACAGCTACTCGACGAGAGCGAAGCGCTGTTCTGA
- a CDS encoding type II toxin-antitoxin system RelE/ParE family toxin: MTTSDDWTWEFRERAKDAFEGLETDTQRRIVSKLDEIVSDEWRTPDEYVEPLTGAPHGKIRVGDHRLGARTDRETETLLIFSIEHRSGAYEPGDD; encoded by the coding sequence ATGACGACGAGTGACGACTGGACGTGGGAATTCCGAGAGCGGGCCAAGGACGCTTTCGAGGGTTTAGAGACTGACACGCAACGTCGTATCGTCTCGAAATTAGACGAGATCGTGTCCGACGAGTGGCGGACACCGGACGAGTACGTAGAGCCGTTAACGGGCGCTCCGCACGGGAAGATACGCGTGGGAGACCACCGGCTCGGGGCACGGACTGACCGTGAAACGGAAACGTTGCTAATTTTCTCGATAGAGCATCGTTCGGGCGCGTACGAACCGGGCGACGATTGA